A single window of Syntrophotalea acetylenica DNA harbors:
- a CDS encoding tetratricopeptide repeat protein, with product MFKQGLTFLLVGIALVGCLSASWSGQPPLDEKTVSSQQGGSKQSTFSSKALYEFARARLLALANRLPEAEEALRKAIHYDPRSAYLRMMMAEIMLARGDQKQAEKSLGDALVQDPDYVDAHLLLGNLLYNRQAFSEAIVHLNRVLALDPSLEKVYLQLTAAHVRLEDSEGAIRVLKKMLQKNPDSVAGGLALSRLYRQLGLTSMAERTYREFLQRHPQEVQGYVELARIFQDLGQKEQALAVLKQGMAANPSADDFRYQLVRVLVESGQPDQALDILHAMLREQPDRLEARRMLGLLLMEKKAWKEAGEAFELLLAAEPMHEQGLFYLGVVRENQEQWSDAIAAFLRLPPESEFFLDATSHLGYLYYRDGQRDKAIRLLEDRLRDNDGTPQLYTFLISLYHERGDDTSAGPWLKRGMEKFPDSAELHYQRGLLLEKQDNRKGAIQDMRRAIELDHKHYEAMNFIAYSFAEQGENLEEALTLARKALDLNNEAHIIDTLGWVLFKMGRFSEARRELEAAAALLPEDALVLEHLADLYGAMEIWEKAAAVYERAWKLRPDDGDLEKKLRGAQSHL from the coding sequence ATGTTCAAGCAGGGTTTGACGTTTTTACTGGTTGGTATTGCGTTGGTCGGATGTCTGTCCGCGTCCTGGTCGGGACAGCCCCCTCTTGATGAGAAAACAGTCAGCTCGCAACAGGGCGGATCGAAGCAGTCCACTTTTTCGAGCAAGGCTCTCTATGAGTTTGCCCGGGCCCGGCTGCTGGCCCTGGCAAACCGCTTGCCGGAGGCTGAAGAAGCGCTTCGCAAGGCGATTCACTACGATCCACGTTCGGCATATCTGCGGATGATGATGGCGGAAATCATGCTGGCGCGGGGCGACCAGAAACAGGCCGAGAAGTCCCTCGGTGACGCGCTTGTTCAAGATCCGGATTATGTCGATGCGCACTTGCTGCTGGGGAACCTTCTATACAATCGGCAGGCATTCAGCGAGGCGATCGTGCACCTGAACCGGGTGCTGGCACTCGATCCCTCTCTTGAAAAAGTGTATCTGCAGCTTACCGCGGCTCATGTGCGTCTTGAGGACAGTGAGGGTGCCATCCGGGTTCTGAAGAAAATGCTTCAGAAAAATCCCGATTCCGTTGCCGGGGGGCTTGCTCTGTCGCGACTTTATCGACAGCTCGGGCTGACATCGATGGCCGAACGTACCTACCGCGAATTTCTTCAGCGGCATCCCCAGGAGGTTCAGGGATATGTCGAGCTGGCCCGGATTTTCCAGGATCTGGGGCAAAAGGAACAGGCTTTGGCCGTATTGAAGCAGGGCATGGCCGCCAACCCCTCCGCGGATGATTTTCGTTATCAGCTTGTGCGGGTTCTGGTGGAATCGGGGCAGCCCGATCAGGCACTCGATATATTGCATGCCATGCTCAGGGAACAGCCCGACCGTCTCGAGGCGCGCCGCATGCTCGGTCTGCTGCTGATGGAAAAAAAGGCCTGGAAGGAGGCGGGTGAAGCCTTCGAATTGCTACTGGCTGCCGAACCGATGCATGAGCAGGGTCTCTTCTATCTGGGGGTGGTTCGCGAAAACCAGGAACAATGGTCCGACGCCATCGCCGCTTTTCTCAGGCTTCCCCCGGAATCGGAATTTTTTCTCGATGCCACCAGCCATCTGGGCTACCTGTATTACAGGGACGGACAGCGCGATAAGGCCATCCGACTGCTTGAAGACCGCCTGCGGGACAATGACGGGACTCCTCAGCTGTACACTTTTCTGATCAGCCTGTATCATGAGCGGGGAGACGATACCAGTGCCGGTCCATGGCTGAAGCGGGGGATGGAAAAGTTTCCCGACTCCGCCGAACTGCATTACCAACGCGGGTTGCTTCTGGAAAAACAGGACAACCGTAAAGGCGCCATCCAGGACATGCGGAGGGCTATCGAGCTGGACCACAAGCATTATGAAGCGATGAATTTCATCGCTTACAGTTTTGCCGAACAGGGCGAGAACCTGGAGGAGGCCCTTACTCTGGCACGCAAGGCCCTTGACCTGAACAATGAAGCTCATATCATCGATACCCTGGGTTGGGTCCTTTTCAAAATGGGACGTTTCAGTGAAGCTCGCAGGGAACTGGAGGCTGCAGCGGCCCTGCTGCCCGAGGATGCACTGGTTCTTGAGCATCTTGCGGATCTGTATGGAGCAATGGAAATCTGGGAGAAAGCCGCCGCCGTTTACGAGCGTGCATGGAAGTTGAGGCCGGATGATGGGGATCTGGAAAAAAAGCTGCGTGGCGCTCAATCGCACCTGTGA
- a CDS encoding AAA family ATPase, whose product MDSQTLHKALLAPRTFDSEVAGIDFKETHISRLYFVGDRVYKIKKPVDFGFLDFTTLEKRAFFCQEELRLNQRFCDGIYLEVAEIREQNGTITINGPGHTIEYAVVMKRLPEDNMLPRLLARNDPALPRRVAELARHVARLYQQLQSIGPATDISHLDVVRNNWQENFLQTEPFIAKTISSECFDLLKRHILDFENRQAELFRRRERQGWVRDGHGDLHCEHICFMDDKIAIYDCIEFNRRFRIADILADLAFLVMDLEMRNHYDLATIVRENYFAIVGQTADTDLLLPFYQIYRAYVRGKVESFLSADAGADASTREAAAARAKQYFNQALGYLCRTPQLVLTCGLMGTGKTTLARKLAIPMGARLLRSDVIRKELAGLSPEQRRAEDYGKGLYSSETSQATYDALRERALETLKTGRPVIVDASFHARRDRERFRLEAKNAGYRVWTVEVTCDRAVALQRLDHRQKHETDASDGRCALYDQQAACFEATGNEPGVLRVDGQAEIHATIDHLLRRFLREE is encoded by the coding sequence ATGGATTCACAAACCCTTCACAAGGCCCTTCTCGCACCTCGTACCTTTGATTCCGAGGTGGCCGGCATCGACTTCAAAGAGACCCATATTTCACGTTTGTATTTTGTCGGCGACCGCGTCTACAAAATCAAAAAACCGGTCGATTTCGGATTTCTTGATTTCACGACCCTCGAAAAACGCGCCTTTTTCTGCCAGGAAGAGCTACGCCTCAACCAGCGCTTCTGCGACGGGATTTATCTGGAGGTTGCGGAGATCCGCGAACAAAACGGCACAATCACGATCAACGGACCGGGGCATACCATCGAATATGCCGTGGTCATGAAACGCCTTCCCGAAGACAACATGCTGCCGCGCCTGCTGGCCCGCAATGACCCCGCCCTGCCCCGGCGCGTCGCCGAACTGGCACGTCATGTGGCGCGGCTTTACCAGCAACTGCAAAGTATCGGCCCCGCAACAGACATCAGCCATCTCGATGTGGTGCGAAACAACTGGCAGGAAAATTTTCTTCAGACCGAGCCCTTCATCGCCAAAACCATCTCTTCGGAATGCTTCGATCTGCTCAAAAGGCATATCCTGGACTTTGAGAACCGCCAGGCCGAATTGTTCCGGCGGCGCGAGCGACAGGGCTGGGTTCGCGATGGACATGGCGATCTCCACTGCGAGCATATCTGCTTCATGGACGACAAGATCGCCATTTACGACTGCATCGAATTCAACAGGCGCTTCCGCATCGCCGATATCCTGGCCGATCTGGCCTTTTTGGTCATGGATCTCGAAATGCGTAATCACTATGATCTGGCGACCATCGTTCGAGAAAATTACTTCGCAATCGTCGGTCAAACGGCGGATACCGACCTGCTGCTGCCTTTCTACCAGATTTACCGGGCTTATGTGCGCGGCAAGGTCGAATCCTTCCTGAGCGCAGACGCCGGCGCCGATGCCTCCACCCGCGAAGCCGCCGCGGCACGGGCAAAACAATACTTCAATCAGGCCCTCGGCTATCTTTGCCGCACTCCGCAACTGGTGCTCACCTGCGGTCTGATGGGAACCGGCAAAACAACGCTCGCCCGCAAACTGGCCATTCCCATGGGCGCCCGGTTGCTGCGATCCGACGTAATTCGCAAGGAACTCGCGGGACTGTCTCCCGAACAGCGCCGCGCCGAGGATTACGGCAAGGGACTCTACAGCAGCGAGACCAGCCAGGCCACCTACGATGCCCTGCGGGAACGAGCCCTTGAGACTCTGAAGACAGGCCGCCCGGTGATCGTTGACGCGAGTTTCCATGCCCGCCGGGATCGGGAACGTTTTCGCCTGGAGGCAAAAAACGCAGGGTACCGGGTGTGGACAGTGGAAGTGACCTGTGATCGTGCGGTGGCCCTGCAACGCCTCGACCACCGGCAAAAGCACGAAACAGATGCCTCCGACGGGCGGTGTGCGCTGTACGATCAGCAGGCGGCCTGTTTCGAGGCAACCGGAAACGAGCCAGGCGTGTTACGCGTAGACGGCCAGGCTGAAATACATGCCACCATTGATCATCTGTTGCGCCGTTTTCTCCGGGAAGAATAA
- a CDS encoding ATP-binding protein: MSERIELDITLPKETRYLGLVGQIGESMARALERFSGDREELAYHINLVLTEAMANAIKHADQPTSTEVRITITLARHKLTIRVYDQGQGFDLHTVSPPDTASLQERGRGIFIIRAIMDRVSYRKLKSGHVLEMEKTLH, from the coding sequence ATGAGCGAAAGGATAGAGCTCGACATCACGCTTCCCAAGGAAACCCGCTATCTAGGCCTCGTAGGCCAGATCGGCGAGTCCATGGCCCGCGCTCTTGAACGCTTTTCGGGAGATCGGGAGGAACTGGCGTATCACATCAACCTGGTTCTCACCGAGGCCATGGCCAATGCCATCAAGCATGCCGATCAGCCGACCTCGACGGAAGTACGTATCACCATCACCCTGGCCCGGCACAAACTGACCATAAGAGTCTACGATCAGGGCCAAGGCTTCGACCTCCACACCGTGAGCCCGCCCGACACCGCGTCCCTGCAGGAACGGGGACGCGGAATTTTCATCATTCGCGCCATTATGGACCGGGTATCTTATCGCAAACTCAAAAGCGGACATGTCCTCGAAATGGAGAAAACGCTTCACTGA
- a CDS encoding STAS domain-containing protein: MNIQINEQGAVVLISVGEERLDAHNSGDLKTRLLSLFEGGKNNMVINLQGVRFVDSSGLGALVSGFKNASARNGSLKLAGLQPQVQSMFELTRLHRVFEIFPSPEEAIASFQV, encoded by the coding sequence ATGAACATTCAAATCAATGAGCAGGGCGCCGTGGTGTTGATCTCCGTCGGGGAAGAACGTCTCGACGCCCACAACAGCGGCGATTTGAAAACCCGCCTGCTGTCATTGTTCGAAGGCGGGAAAAACAACATGGTCATCAACCTGCAAGGGGTTCGCTTCGTCGATTCCTCCGGGTTGGGGGCTCTGGTGTCGGGATTTAAAAATGCCAGCGCCCGCAACGGCAGCCTCAAACTCGCAGGGTTGCAGCCCCAGGTCCAGTCCATGTTCGAACTGACCCGCCTTCATCGTGTTTTTGAAATATTTCCCAGCCCCGAAGAAGCCATTGCCAGCTTTCAGGTCTGA
- a CDS encoding RluA family pseudouridine synthase gives MAGSVFRITVPAACHGMRLDQYLAQAVPGFSRGMARKIIDLGGVHMDGRRLRRSSQVVGQGAALEIFVDGEPQDIFSIGEENILYQDSYLIAVNKPAGINTQPTPARYKGTLYEALIRHLDNPFRRGTRPSLGMVQRLDRDTSGVLVFSTHPGSHKPLSASFSNRSVRKIYLALVDGCLACEQGVFHSEIARQHRTNLMKSVDRGGKEALTQYSVVERFAEATLVRVEIPTGRSHQIRVHFSEAGHPLLGDIRYGGPANRCGQAVPRQMLHAWRIELEHPITKTPVVFEAPLPMDFLRWLECARHPESGPGGPDKQG, from the coding sequence ATGGCCGGAAGTGTTTTCCGGATTACGGTTCCTGCTGCATGCCACGGCATGCGCCTTGATCAGTACCTTGCCCAGGCGGTCCCGGGTTTTTCCCGAGGCATGGCTCGAAAAATCATAGACCTTGGGGGGGTGCACATGGATGGCCGGCGCCTGCGGCGCAGTTCCCAGGTTGTGGGGCAGGGAGCGGCACTGGAAATTTTCGTTGACGGTGAGCCACAAGATATTTTTTCCATTGGCGAAGAGAATATCCTGTATCAGGATTCTTATCTTATCGCTGTCAATAAACCTGCGGGAATCAATACCCAGCCTACGCCCGCCCGTTATAAAGGCACACTTTACGAAGCGCTCATACGGCATCTCGACAACCCTTTCCGCCGCGGGACAAGGCCCTCATTGGGGATGGTACAGCGTCTCGACCGGGACACCTCGGGGGTTTTGGTTTTTTCCACGCATCCTGGATCTCACAAGCCTTTGTCCGCTAGTTTTTCGAATCGCAGCGTTCGGAAAATCTATCTGGCTCTGGTCGACGGATGCCTGGCCTGCGAGCAGGGCGTCTTCCATTCCGAAATCGCCCGGCAACATCGTACCAATCTCATGAAATCGGTCGATCGCGGGGGGAAGGAGGCCTTGACCCAGTATAGCGTGGTTGAGCGGTTTGCCGAGGCTACGCTGGTGAGAGTTGAAATTCCCACCGGGCGCTCTCATCAGATCAGGGTGCATTTTTCCGAAGCCGGCCATCCGTTGCTCGGCGACATCCGGTATGGAGGTCCGGCCAACCGGTGCGGGCAGGCGGTACCCAGGCAGATGCTGCATGCCTGGAGAATCGAGCTGGAGCACCCGATTACGAAGACCCCCGTGGTTTTTGAGGCTCCCTTGCCAATGGACTTTTTACGATGGCTCGAGTGTGCTCGCCATCCGGAATCGGGTCCTGGCGGCCCAGACAAGCAAGGTTGA
- a CDS encoding ATP-dependent Clp protease proteolytic subunit, translating to MKKRPFLMALLTLGAIFLLFVVLTLLLSRCGRDFQGLPLGERIGVIEIEGMLTESEETVTQLLSFRDDTSIKAVILRVNSPGGAVAPSQEIHDEVARLAAVKPVVASMASVAASGGTMSASLRIAYWPTPAPSPEVSG from the coding sequence ATGAAGAAACGACCTTTTTTGATGGCCCTGCTGACGCTCGGGGCCATCTTTCTTTTATTCGTGGTTCTGACCCTGTTGCTGTCGCGCTGCGGTAGAGATTTTCAGGGACTACCCCTGGGTGAACGCATCGGGGTTATTGAAATCGAAGGCATGCTTACGGAATCCGAGGAGACCGTTACGCAATTGCTTTCCTTCAGGGATGATACTTCGATCAAGGCCGTCATTCTGAGGGTCAACTCCCCGGGCGGAGCCGTAGCGCCTTCTCAGGAGATACACGACGAAGTGGCGCGCCTCGCGGCAGTCAAGCCAGTTGTCGCATCCATGGCATCCGTTGCTGCTTCGGGGGGTACTATGTCAGCATCCCTGCGCATCGCATACTGGCCAACCCCGGCACCATCACCGGAAGTATCGGGGTAA
- a CDS encoding integration host factor subunit beta, whose amino-acid sequence MTKSELIEELSCVNGMLSKKESELVINTVLDSIRDALVDGDRVEIRGFGSFTVRTREAREARNPKSGEVVSIPAKKTAFFKTGKQLRERVDSGE is encoded by the coding sequence ATGACCAAAAGTGAGTTGATCGAGGAGCTTTCCTGTGTGAACGGAATGCTCAGCAAAAAGGAATCGGAACTGGTAATCAATACCGTACTCGATAGCATTCGCGACGCTCTGGTCGATGGCGACCGCGTTGAGATTCGCGGGTTTGGGTCTTTCACCGTGCGCACACGTGAGGCGCGTGAGGCCAGAAACCCCAAGAGCGGTGAGGTGGTTTCCATTCCGGCAAAGAAAACTGCTTTTTTCAAAACCGGCAAGCAGCTTCGTGAACGGGTCGATAGCGGGGAGTAA
- a CDS encoding PaaI family thioesterase → MKARTHLAISSTLVGELVALQEGEAVARLQTTAAMAADEHGLVHGGFTFGLADYAAMLAVNDPHVVLGSADVKFLAPVRCGEVMEATARLENHEGRKHRVHCYVASGEKRVFEGSFICFVLDKPVLG, encoded by the coding sequence ATGAAAGCCAGAACCCATTTAGCTATCTCGTCGACGTTGGTTGGTGAATTGGTGGCTCTGCAGGAGGGCGAGGCCGTTGCCCGTCTGCAGACCACGGCGGCTATGGCTGCCGATGAGCACGGCCTGGTACATGGAGGGTTCACATTCGGGCTTGCAGACTATGCTGCGATGCTCGCGGTCAATGATCCCCATGTCGTTCTGGGCAGCGCCGATGTAAAATTTCTTGCGCCTGTTCGCTGCGGCGAGGTGATGGAGGCCACGGCGCGCCTTGAGAACCATGAAGGCCGAAAGCATCGCGTTCACTGCTACGTTGCAAGTGGTGAAAAGCGCGTCTTTGAAGGATCCTTTATCTGCTTTGTGCTGGATAAGCCAGTGTTGGGCTGA
- a CDS encoding peptide-binding protein, which translates to MKCIERCRFICLLCVLAATLGLVAACDTHQPGVSSSDPTGSPAYGDTLLMGSIGEPSNLLPVLASDSASSDINGLVYNGLVRYDKNLQLEGELARAWEISPDNLTITFHLRQDVRWHDGHPFTAEDVLFTYRLLVDPTVPTAYAERYRQVVQAQVVDPYTFRVRYGKPLASALISWGFPIHPKHLLTNRDVTRSPLTRAPIGTGPYRFVEWKSGEKVVLEANPDYFEGRPNIHRVVYRIIPDPSTMFLELRSGGIDYMGLTPLQYVRQTESPAFRRRFEKFRYPDFSYTYLGFNLRRPLFQDVRVRRAVAHAINKEELVEGVLFGLGTQATGPYKPGTWPHNSKVRRYAYDPDLARRMLAEAGWVDTDGDGILDRDGKAFAFTIVTNQGNDTRVKAGEIIQRRLLEVGISVKLRVIEWASFLKEFINPGNFDATILAWNITLDPDAYDVWHSSKTRAGELNFIGFQNDEADRLLEEGRHTFDQGRRKRIYDRFQEILADQQPYVFLYVPEALPVVARRFQGIEPAPAGIMHNFIRWYVPQDQQKYQR; encoded by the coding sequence GTGAAATGCATCGAACGCTGTCGGTTCATTTGTCTGCTTTGTGTTCTGGCCGCAACTCTTGGTCTGGTCGCCGCTTGCGATACGCACCAGCCTGGTGTCTCATCGTCTGACCCGACCGGATCACCGGCTTATGGCGATACTCTGTTAATGGGCAGTATCGGCGAACCGAGCAACCTGTTGCCGGTACTGGCTTCCGACTCGGCTTCGAGCGACATCAACGGGCTGGTCTACAACGGTCTGGTCCGTTACGACAAAAATCTGCAGCTCGAGGGGGAACTCGCCCGCGCATGGGAGATCTCTCCGGACAATCTCACCATCACCTTTCATTTGCGACAGGATGTGCGCTGGCACGACGGCCACCCATTTACCGCAGAGGATGTGCTGTTCACCTATCGGCTGCTTGTCGATCCCACCGTTCCCACGGCTTATGCCGAACGCTACCGGCAGGTGGTGCAGGCACAGGTTGTCGATCCGTACACCTTTCGCGTCCGTTACGGCAAGCCTCTGGCCAGCGCCCTGATCAGCTGGGGTTTCCCCATTCACCCGAAACATCTTCTGACAAACAGGGATGTGACCAGAAGTCCCCTCACGCGGGCTCCAATCGGCACCGGACCCTATCGCTTCGTGGAATGGAAATCGGGGGAAAAAGTCGTTCTGGAGGCCAATCCCGATTATTTTGAAGGACGCCCCAACATTCACCGCGTGGTGTACCGCATCATTCCCGATCCATCCACCATGTTCCTCGAATTGCGATCCGGTGGCATCGATTACATGGGGCTGACGCCTTTGCAGTATGTCCGGCAGACGGAATCCCCCGCCTTCCGCAGGCGTTTTGAAAAATTCCGTTATCCCGATTTCTCCTATACCTATCTCGGCTTCAATCTGCGGCGGCCGCTTTTTCAGGACGTGCGGGTACGTCGCGCCGTAGCTCACGCCATCAACAAGGAAGAACTGGTTGAGGGTGTGTTGTTCGGCCTCGGCACGCAGGCCACGGGTCCCTACAAGCCGGGTACCTGGCCACACAACTCCAAAGTCCGCCGCTACGCCTACGATCCTGACCTGGCACGTCGCATGCTGGCCGAGGCCGGCTGGGTCGATACCGATGGTGACGGCATTCTCGACCGGGACGGCAAGGCGTTTGCTTTTACCATTGTGACCAACCAGGGCAACGACACCCGGGTCAAGGCAGGGGAGATCATTCAGCGCCGTCTGCTGGAGGTTGGGATCTCCGTTAAATTGCGGGTCATTGAATGGGCATCCTTTCTGAAGGAATTTATCAATCCCGGGAATTTTGATGCCACCATTCTCGCCTGGAACATCACCCTCGACCCGGATGCCTACGATGTCTGGCATTCGAGTAAAACCCGCGCCGGAGAACTCAATTTCATCGGTTTCCAAAACGACGAAGCGGACCGTTTGCTGGAAGAGGGCAGACATACCTTCGACCAGGGTCGACGCAAGCGTATTTATGACCGGTTTCAGGAGATTCTGGCCGACCAGCAGCCGTATGTTTTCCTTTATGTTCCCGAAGCCTTGCCCGTGGTCGCCCGGCGCTTCCAGGGCATTGAGCCGGCCCCGGCCGGCATCATGCATAATTTTATCCGTTGGTACGTGCCCCAAGACCAGCAGAAGTACCAGCGCTGA
- a CDS encoding DUF4292 domain-containing protein: protein MMGIWKKSCVALNRTCEPGWGRLVAGLLALGLLLAGGCAPLRPPVEGLPAVDALTLMKNLEVQGRRFHSLQGTASLRVVSGEEEQNVKQVLLIQRPDLFRAEVLGLFGQPVVTVAAADDRLSALVPGESAFYTGPATPENLYRLVRFPLELRELLQFVFCDVPLLPGYSGLVEVDEGLYSMRRHAQDGREQRLYFDRQKQLRQVSYSSDGMELLRVEYRTVRPEDGLPQQIYMSLPAVDMELELIWRDVRVNAEIPAIRFRLTPPAGVQIRNLP from the coding sequence ATGATGGGGATCTGGAAAAAAAGCTGCGTGGCGCTCAATCGCACCTGTGAGCCCGGATGGGGCAGGCTGGTTGCTGGCCTTCTGGCGCTGGGCCTGTTATTGGCAGGGGGCTGCGCGCCCCTGCGACCTCCCGTTGAAGGTTTGCCTGCCGTCGATGCGTTGACCTTGATGAAAAACCTTGAGGTGCAAGGTCGCCGCTTTCATTCCCTGCAGGGAACGGCTTCCCTGCGCGTTGTCAGCGGCGAGGAAGAGCAGAATGTCAAGCAGGTCCTGCTCATCCAGCGGCCGGATCTTTTCCGGGCCGAGGTGCTCGGGTTGTTCGGGCAGCCGGTGGTGACCGTTGCCGCGGCCGATGATCGGTTGTCGGCCCTGGTTCCCGGCGAATCCGCCTTCTATACGGGGCCGGCCACGCCCGAGAATCTTTATCGACTGGTGCGGTTCCCTCTTGAACTGAGGGAGTTGCTCCAGTTTGTGTTCTGTGATGTCCCTTTGTTGCCGGGATACAGCGGCCTTGTGGAGGTTGATGAAGGTCTTTACAGCATGCGCCGCCACGCCCAGGATGGACGCGAGCAGCGATTGTATTTTGACCGACAGAAACAGTTGCGCCAGGTGTCTTATAGCAGCGACGGCATGGAGCTGTTAAGGGTTGAATACAGAACCGTTCGCCCGGAAGACGGGTTGCCTCAGCAGATATATATGAGCCTGCCTGCGGTTGACATGGAACTTGAGCTGATCTGGAGGGATGTGCGGGTTAACGCCGAGATTCCCGCGATCCGCTTTCGCCTGACGCCCCCGGCCGGCGTGCAGATCAGGAACTTGCCGTGA
- the lgt gene encoding prolipoprotein diacylglyceryl transferase, producing the protein MSYPHIDPVIFRLGPFAVRWYGMMYLLGFLAAYLIINYLARYRRLDLSSEKVADLLFYCVIGVIAGGRLGYVLFYDPGFYLQHPLQAFAVWQGGMSFHGGLLGVIVAALWWCRRTGIDSLLLGDILVTAATIGLGLGRIGNFINGELWGRVTTLPWGMVFPGAGPLPRHPSQLYEAFFEGIVLFLLLWLLHVRQVAKGVPLFTFLAGYGALRFMLELVREPDAHIGLFWSSVSMGQMLSLPMVMVGLAGILYCRRRGLGR; encoded by the coding sequence CTGTCATATCCCCATATCGACCCGGTTATTTTTCGTCTCGGGCCTTTTGCCGTACGCTGGTATGGCATGATGTATCTGCTCGGCTTTCTTGCGGCTTACCTGATTATCAATTATCTGGCCCGCTACCGCCGACTTGATCTGAGTTCGGAAAAGGTTGCCGATTTGCTGTTTTATTGCGTGATTGGCGTCATCGCCGGGGGCCGTCTCGGTTACGTGCTGTTTTATGATCCGGGGTTTTATCTGCAGCATCCACTGCAGGCTTTTGCGGTCTGGCAGGGCGGCATGAGTTTTCATGGCGGTCTGTTGGGCGTTATTGTGGCCGCGCTGTGGTGGTGCCGGCGCACAGGCATCGATAGTTTGCTTCTGGGAGATATCCTCGTCACCGCGGCAACCATCGGACTCGGATTGGGGCGTATCGGCAATTTCATCAATGGTGAACTCTGGGGTCGCGTCACGACCTTGCCCTGGGGGATGGTTTTTCCGGGGGCCGGGCCGCTGCCCAGGCATCCCAGTCAGCTCTATGAGGCCTTTTTCGAGGGAATTGTTCTGTTTTTACTATTGTGGCTCCTGCATGTCCGGCAGGTAGCGAAAGGTGTGCCGCTTTTCACTTTTCTGGCCGGTTATGGAGCTCTGCGTTTCATGCTGGAATTGGTGCGGGAGCCCGATGCGCATATCGGGTTGTTTTGGAGCAGCGTCTCCATGGGGCAGATGTTGTCCCTGCCCATGGTTATGGTTGGGCTTGCCGGGATTCTGTATTGCCGGCGGCGGGGGCTGGGTCGATAA
- the sppA gene encoding signal peptide peptidase SppA: protein MHGIRCCFGGYYVSIPAHRILANPGTITGSIGVIMQVTNFEDLYHKLGLKNQVVKSGEHKDMGSPLRPMTAADRHILQSIIDDVYDQFVHAVSEGRKMPVANVKQLADGRIFTGRQAKEAGLVDQLGGLQDAVRVASELAGIRGEPKLVYPSKPKESLLKYFIEESASQVGRVLEQRQEGTPVMQYLWTGQ, encoded by the coding sequence ATCCATGGCATCCGTTGCTGCTTCGGGGGGTACTATGTCAGCATCCCTGCGCATCGCATACTGGCCAACCCCGGCACCATCACCGGAAGTATCGGGGTAATTATGCAGGTCACCAATTTTGAGGATCTTTATCACAAGCTTGGATTGAAAAACCAGGTCGTCAAAAGCGGGGAACATAAGGATATGGGGTCGCCGCTGAGGCCGATGACGGCTGCCGATCGTCATATTCTGCAAAGTATCATCGATGATGTTTACGATCAGTTTGTCCATGCGGTCAGCGAAGGTCGAAAAATGCCTGTTGCCAATGTCAAACAGTTGGCCGACGGGCGTATATTTACCGGGAGGCAGGCCAAGGAAGCCGGGCTTGTCGATCAGCTTGGTGGATTGCAGGACGCTGTCAGGGTTGCTTCCGAACTTGCAGGGATTCGCGGTGAGCCGAAGCTGGTTTATCCATCGAAGCCCAAAGAAAGCCTGTTGAAATATTTTATAGAAGAATCCGCCTCGCAGGTGGGTCGCGTGCTGGAGCAAAGGCAGGAGGGCACTCCGGTCATGCAATATCTGTGGACGGGCCAATGA